aataattctatcgACTAGTTTATgatttgtcaaataaagtcatgcgcgtaaaataattatttgtatttaattaataatttaaattgatgttttaaaaattgacattcaGAGACTTAGTTTCTGACCCTCAGAATTTTTCAGGTCGCAGTTTCTGACCCTCACAGTGGCCTAGTTTCTGATCCTCAAATTACACAAACTATGATTAGGCTATGAAGTACTTACCAagcttcaataaaataaaactattatttagatagataaattaaatatttattataacaaaaacataatttttcaatatttaaaatataaataattaaagtcacTTTAGCTAGTGCCTgttctcattatttttcatcgtagctcgttttctttttttttttttaaactcttaaataaaaaaacaataaaaaattaattttgtcataataaataaattttaattaaatatttagactctacttaaaaaatggcttCCTCAGCCACTTatgactaaaatattttttttattcagtcaaTATTTTCTATGTTTTTTGAATTGCCATTAATTAGGCTcagaataaattacaataaattgagaaaaaattgattttcttttaaaagttatagttttttaagtaaGTAAGACAAAAGTTGAAAAGGTCAGAAACTGGGCCAGGGTCAATAACTGGGTCTTTTAGCTTAAAtatcttaatattattaagacCCTAGTAACACGTGATTGAGCAAGATTCTGGAGCAAGTATTTTGAGAAAGACCCCTAGctgctagtgtctttttcttcGTATGTGTCTTTCGCAAGATCGTGTATCAAGAAACCTATGTCAAGATTCGTGTGTCTTGCTCATGGTATCGTACGCaagaatattaaagatatcttGAACACGTGCAATGAAACAGTGTCTGATGCACTTCTTGCACCAGTAACTTACAATAGGTACTTACGCATGGCatgctcaagatctgctcaaggctaAAGGTCAATTTTGAGTCTTGAGCAAGCTATGCGCAACTATTTTCAACTATAGTTTCCccagaattgagttataatctgGCACGAATTTCTTGTGTAAGGCTTGCAATTTAAATCTGGCCACAAGTATCTGCAACATacacatacgtagaaaaagacactagcacttatcgatcttgagagcagacttgctcaagaattgaaaaagattattATATGGGGGTATGCTAAAGAAAATTCTTcagaaataattcaaaatcagttttttctgaacgtactttgcactgaaaaaaatcatgaaacCTGTCACTtaatttagagtaaaaaaaaagtttacaaaagTATCTAAAAACTTTCATTCACatgcactgagaaaaaaaaagttttttcaagtaaataaatgcTTGTATACAACcgagtaaatatttgtttaatcttAGTAATACTGCAgtattaagtaaattattttttttttgtttacaaagtttaaaaatcgttttaaaaaaatttgtcactgtgtcacgttttgaagtttagaatagcCAACACTTTCTCGACCTTTTTTTACacggattattatttaaaaaaaaaaattaagttttaaagttatgtaagtaaatattttttgctattttttttaaaaggcaATGATGCCACCACATAGTCATGACGTCAATACAGTTCATAGTGAAATTGACAGTGAAGAATcacataatttaaatatgtgGAAAGGATTAGTAGCAATGATGGGGTTGatactgttttttttcatGGAAAAAGCTTTGTCAATGATTTCTGAATGGAGAAAATATcgtcagagaaaaaataaggtaattattttatttatttatattttttactctattatatttttccataatattttaacgtataaattttatttacatttattttaattaaaaattattgcgtcaacgatttaattaaatatttataaattttacatacaaaatttattcaatataagtggaaaaaaattttcataggttccagattaaattttcattacctATTTTAACGAGTAATCTATTATtcagtaataatttatgtattgtgtgttgctaaaaaaatattaataataaaataaaatttccttatTAGTTACCAACACGAGTCCGTGTAATGAGAGAAACAGAAGGCGTAAAAACAAATCCAGTTGGcgaaaaattatgtaaacaTAAATATTCATCATATCCATACTGTTATGGCGAAATAACAACAGAAACACGTGATAATCATCATGAacatcatcatgaccataatgaTAAAGAACGCTTGCCATCAATTGAAGAAGCGAAACCATTGACGTCGAATTCTAATAATCAAttaccaaaaataataactgatGATTTAGACAAAAACAATCATGACAACTGGTCTGTGGATGATCATAAACTAaataacagtaataaaaatatcagtaAAGATAATTTAGATAATCCACAAATTGATGAACGTGAAAGCTATACTGTCATTATTCGTGAACATGAAAATAAACATCACGGACATACTCATTCGCATGGTAGTTTATTggttttagtttttaattaatatttaaattaagtaaaaaataatagaaaataaaatttgttattcaatttttaaggTCACGTTCATGCAGCGCCTGAATCAATGTCGAGTGTAGCGTGGATGGTAATAATGGGCGACGGCTTACATAATTTTACAGACGGTATGGCAATAGGAGCGGCATTTTCAGCAAACATTGCTGGTGGTTTTTCAACAGCAATAGCAGTATTTTGTCATGAATTACCTCACGAATTGGGAGATTTTGCGGTGCTACTTAAAGCTGGAATGAGTGCTAAACAAGcagtattttataatttgctaTCATCGGTGCTATGTTTATTTGGTATGATTTTTGGAGTTTTATTAGGTGCTTTGCCATCAACTACCAGTTGGATTTTTGCTGCTGCAGCTGGAATGTTTATTTACATTGCACTTGTTGATATggtaattattcatattttttattatatttatatgacgtCATAATCTATACAATTTCCTGAGTATTACATTCGTTTTCATTCGCTCCTGATACAAAATTCTTTTCTAtacaatagaaaaataattctctAAGTTTCAGCTCTTAATTCTACTTCGTACATcaatctaaataattttgaaagtttCTCATTTAAAAAGCAGAGTAATctaatctatattattaaaagaatataagaaaaatttagtcCATGCCATGTCtctatgataataattaatgattttataaaattacgggcataaaaattaaaaaaaactctgaGATTAGATACTGGATTTTTTTCGTATCAATAAAAGACAACAGCCTTTTGGTAAACCCACGAAATTTAATcagttttttgtatttttcatcgtagttgatatattttagaaaaaaaaaaaaaatgtatcgatgacttacaaaaaaaattagatcgtgtagattttttttttaaatcctacaATTAacacaatttttgaaatcgatttgcGAATTAATGAAAACATCTGAAAGTAAATTGTTAAGACCTTAATAAACGAGCAAatcaaatttactaaatttggtAGTGATACTCGGGtagtcacgtagtgactgtGGGTTgctcatcattttttaaatcaattattaaatgcTCAGACTAAATTTATGATatcttatttaattagttGTATTGTACACCAATCGGCTATATACAACTGGTTACATATTATAGTTACAAATATAAGGAAAACTATGACTTGAAAATAGAAtcatattcaattataattaaatttatacgtTTTTGACTGAGGAAAGAAAAAACTTGATTACTTATGGaaaagatttttaatattggAATGAAATACCGGAAGAGATCCGCCAAAAAATCGATATCTGAATTGAACTCGTTGACTTGGTTAGCTATTGTACGGTCCATTAACTCCATAGTTTTTATTAGACCTTAGCGTGTTAATTATTCGATTGTTCCTGAGACACGGTTTATAATGGGAACTAATTTGTTAGTTAATAAGTGTGATTCAAGTCGTGTTATTTGTGTCAACCACAAAACTCACTTTCTCTATAAAATTGATCTCTTTCTTTTTGGAGCATTAACTACTAAACATACGATAAAAATGTTGAAGACAATTTTGGAGGAAACGCTAAAGCTCATAGTTAATGAGCTAGatattctaataaattttaaaaataaaatattttgcttataacaataaatccctaaaaaattcattcccATTATAagaacccgatgaaaaaagattttatacaattgtataaaattatatacaaaaaatggcccgatccaattgtatacaactgtatagaaattgtatacaattctatacaaattgtatacaagtctatataattatatacaattttacacaaattatatacaattctatataattatatacaattctatataattatatacaattctatataattgcaatatatagaattgtatacaatttgtatagaattgtatacaattcctatataaattgtatacaattggatcgggccattttttctatccatttatatatagtctatatataattatatatagtccatatataattggtatataattctatacaattgtataaaatcttttttcatcgggaagaTATCCTAGGTTCCAGCGGAGCATTAgatagttgaaaaaaaaaattattacattacTAAGCTTTTTCAAtaggaaaatttcaaaattgtttcCATTGATATTCGGGTTGGAATTAAAAGCTGAAACttacagataattttttttaatgtataaaaaaaaattttgtaccgGCGCGAAGAAAAAAGAATGTTCTTTCAAAACGAAGTGCTCTGCGgtacatgaaaaattttaatcactaAACTTATGAAATCTacgagtttaaaattattcataattcaCGTATAAGATAGAAGTATTTGTGGCCACTTTAGGGCCCGTTTTGGCCACTTACAATTCTAATAAAATGATACATAATGTACGcaatgacataattaattttttaaatttattcaaagacaatttttttactgcattataatgaatacttttttgtatattttttaattaattaaaataaagtattaaaggTCCAAAAATAGAGCactggccacaaatggtacttctaccctacaGTGTGATCCAGAATTAGTTTTACAGCAACCACGACTTAATCCAAGACATTATTTtagacaaaaaattcaaaaaaacgttaaattgaaatagaaattaaatttaagactAAATCCTAGACAAAATTCGAGTCTCACACCGAGACATAATtctagattaaaatttttatggatgGTTGTATTAGCTAGTCAACAATTcgaatgttttaaaataaatgacttcttatatttgacttaaattctatataaaacaATTAGATATGAACTTAGCTACGCGCAACGCTGCCAAACTTATTATTCTTTTCTATTTTGTTCTAATTCTAAAGCTCGTTTTTGATTGGCctctttgaatatttaataactcccacaatattcaaaattaagaaatattgTTCCGGAACTGTATGCTCAGAATGTTCCCCTCGATCTAAATCTCACcgttgtaaaattaattttggatcACCCTGTATATTATGTATTCAATAGTGCTTTGCTTTATATGACTTAcagttatataaaaataatatgtttatttttttagatacCTGAATTATCTTCTGTACATTCAGAAGAAGGCGGCTCACATTGGCAATGTATGTTGCAAGCACTTGGTCTAATAACTGGTTTAGGAATTATGTTAATAATTGCTCTTTATGAACATGAtcttaaacatatttttagcgaataaaattatcgagctataatagttataaataattatatttaagatTACGtcaatgcaaaaaaaaaaaaatagtaatgaaTTCATGGGCGAAATGACTAAacagagtaaaaaattaatggaaagAAAAATGTCTTCAAGTTTTATGACTgacgaatttataaatacttaatttatatttttaagatgaaatattttgtaagtATTCTTTAATCGAATAGCACAacctaatttttgttttactacaatcttaataataataataataataataataatgataataatgaaattacaattgtaaattaatattagtaGTGGacaaaatcattattttcaaatgagagaaaaaaatgtatttttttgatttctattaaaaaattagtttgtaCATTCATATTAACTATATATAGCCTTCTAAATAttcacattaattaattaggaaTAAGATGATAAAATAAGTGTTGATTTATTACTcatagatttttttgtttttgtgttCTTATTTTGTACTTTAATACCTCAATGTTCGATAATACAGtacggaaattaaatttcatgtattaatgaaataaataaaagaaaacatttaaaataaatcattttatttatttaattaataatacattcaaaaattttaattttcaaatctgtttaaataaattgtgtaacaaaatttttcacttttgtttataaaaaataatgtactGTAACTGTAAccaagttataaaaaaaaaaaattatttaattttataatttaactgcAGTCTTGATGACTAttcaaaactttattttctaattttttaagattgtttatttttcgaaaatttacaaaataaaagttttaataatattctgttgtttattattttttttcagttcaaatttaaaatatttataaaaaatatatttttatactgtcCTTTATTCcaataattagttaaaaaatacgATCTTGGTAGCCGTTGTCATTGAAAGAAGGTATGGCAGGTTCACTGGGTTTTTTTTGTAGTCTCTGAGAAGATGTAAAGTACTCAAACATACTGTGATTATGTTGAGATAACTTGTTAGATAAATCACATGGCATTGGATCTGTCCAGAAAAAGTCATGATTTAATGCTGTATCTGCATCAAATCGCTTCTTCGGGTCAATTACAAGAATATTATCTATAAGGTCTAGTGCGTATGCATTTTCAATGTGAGGTTTGAGTTCTTCCTTAacctgaataatttatttaaattttatattcattaaaattaatcaaactGACAATAGGTCACTTGAGGGGGATAGccacagtgaaaaaaaatttttttttgttttaatttaaaatttatacattcgAAAAtatgtgtagaaaattttgggTCAAATTTTCAAGCATTGACTGAGTTAGAGTTATTGAtgtaagtataaatatttcagAAGATACGTGATTTTACATTCAGAGAAATGAACTAAAAACTTTAAGGTCATTTTCAGACAGTGTttcccccactttttaaaaattttcaatgactttcaactgttatatgtgtatcaaaattttatcaattgataaaaaaaaaattagaacatAGATTGGAAAAAGGACAACATAATCGTAATGTCGccgagatataaattttaaaaaaatcacttacaGTTGACAACAATTaagagttaaacgaaatttagaaaataaatttcagtaaaatctctatgtcaattttaaaattcgaaatttaaaattttgtaggctaaaatttattcaaaaaatttcgattgactcttaattaataacaactgtaagtaattttgttGTAATCCATATCtcggcgaaattacgactacgttgtccttttttcaattaatgccttaatttttaactgtccggtaaaaaaactgaaaattttggattaattccaaaatcgaatcagctctaaaactttatacgcCGCGTCGAATGTCACCTAAATTTTCGAACTAATTAATGACTGTTTTTTAAACGTTAGTAATTGAAAAACTGCGTCGAATGTCACCTTGAACGtcaaaatcgattcattatttCAAACGATATTCGTGATTAAAAACACGAAAAATTACGGTTTACTTCATTTATTGGGAATaacttataatattatttattaaatggttcaaattttttttccagtgtTAGAGGTCAAAAAACGGcgtgaaatgtttttttaaacgtcaaaatcgattcattacTTCCAAAGATATTgctgatataaaataaaaaaaaacattgatttacttcattatttttttttgttattgtttattactttaatttcCGCAATGAGGAGCTCAAAAGTGTATGGACAATAATGTTTACGAGCTcattgagctcgaaaacagcgagaaGTTTGAGGGCTGCCtcgcagattttttttaaattgattgagCAAATTTTTGTACGCTAATGACAGTTGAAAgccattgataatttttaaaaagtgggggacACTGtttgagaatgcccttaaacaCGTTTAACTCAAAACGACTCTTTTCAAAGTGGTTGCATCGATAACTTGAGGAATTATCAACcgattttcaactttttttgttgttttattCGTCGTTGCAATAGCTAAGGTTAAGCGTAgccaattttttcttattttaattattactattcttTTAGACTGCttaaatacaaacaaaaaGGGCGAAAACATGAAAGAATTTTCAATCGGtagccattttttttaaaatcaaaatataacaaaTCGACTCCGTACAACGATAACTACATTCATACAGATAAtattgatttcttttttttttatttcagataaCCTGTTCTTGAGAAATCGTGTCAACCGTGAAgggggaatttttttcaagactTCACAGCAACGCtgttaactttttaattattcaatattttccaatgaaaatttacaaaaactaCACTAAATATACccttaataaaacaaaaaaaaaacccgatccCCATATTCTTTAATTATCCTGGTCAAAGAAATTCCCGAAAATTACTCATTTTTTCGGCCGGCCAGTGGCTAATCTTTTccctttccaattttttttatggttgatatatgatttactaagagaataaaaaaaaatttgctaaaatatcgatttgctgccgAATTACAGCCTTTTGTTTATACGCGCGCGGACAAAATGACgcgctttttcgtttttcgcgtttcaataatttttatctcagcaactattcgtcgtagagacttcggtcaaaattcattttgttcgttattaaaTCCCAAACATAATGATACTAATTTGTCTCAATAACTTCTCCatagtttctgagatattcaattttacatctaatttttttataaaagaaaaatttgcacgCACcgaatttacgaaaaaaaatttttcaaaatcggtttGTACCGACGCCGACTATGATCTTGCACCGTTGTTTCGTGCACATCGACTGGACTATCCcctcaaaattataattcttacttttcttttttttctttgaggTAGTTGCATTTTGCTAAATAATTCAAGTTTTTCTACATCCTGCCATATAAATGGAGTGATGGAACCacataaatttgatattaaaaaaagttggtgTTGCTCAGAATGTCCTCGCATAATTGGAGtcctaaaatataaaatttaaaaaaaagtattaatttatttaaaaatggtcaagtaacttttttttcaatcaactgcaatcatttttatcgttttttgtATGTTTGAAAGTTACCGTTTCCACATTTCAATCATTATACATCCGGCTGCCCATAAATCAATCGGCGGTCCATAATTCTCATCTCCAAGAAGTAATTCAGGTGCTCTATACCATAACGTTACTACTTGCTCTTTACCTAGATTTCCAGGATTTTTATCACTAAACGGTCTTGCCAAACCGAAATcagctatttttaaaattccatcTTTTGTAATAAGTATATTTGATGGTTTTATATCTCTATGCAATATCTGGAATAAATAAACCATTTTATaatcatacaaaaaaaatatacaaataatagatataaataacatACCTTATTAACATGAATATAATAAAGACCGCTTAATAATTGCTTAatgatcatttttatttctgcTAAACTAAATTTTACAGCCTTGTTGGAAAGTAAACCATTGAGATCATGTTCACAGAAATCAAATACAAGGTAAAATATCGAAGGATAATTTGAATCTGTGgctataattataaattaataaattattaacattgacatattattttttcattaaatataatgtaTAGAGTAAAATgtctttaattaatatttcaagttTTTCACCATGAAAATATTTACGATAATCAAAGAACATttaatatgtaataaaaatattaattgttcatagttttcttaattatctgtgaatataattgaattttttaagactATTCGacctaaattaattttcatgattCTCTTTAATATGTatagtagtaaaaaaatttatgcgggaatccataggaattaatataggagtgtatagatttatttatttaagaatcCATGTAGGAAATCATGGGCatctggattcccatatgggaaATCCGCAGAAGAAATTTTGGATTCCAGGATTCCCATATAGGAACTTGGATATATGGAGTTATTTGTGAGAAATTGATATAGGAATCTGGGTTTCTATATAagtaatttctataaaatccGGGAAATCTGGATTTCTATgtctatctattttttttttcaacaatttgtTTGTATCAATAATGTGACGCTTTCTGATAATTTTCCTGATTTCTAATCCATACAAaattcccatatggattttgACATCGTGCAGATTTCCATGGGAAATCATCGTAAAAATTAtgtccttttaaaagacatttttatgacatcttaaagttgtctctgtgctGCTTGGGAACATACAATTAACGAGATTCAACTATTACCTAAATAGCACAGAAAAAGAACAAGACAATTTTTCTTTCGTCTCAAAagccaagttttttttatataaataagacaTACAGATTGGGGtgtgtcaaaaaaatcgactattttatatttactagctacacggaaaaattgGTTACTAGACATCTCTAGAaaactttcatgaaaaatgagctcttaatttcaatAGGAAGATCCTCCGAATTGcagtttttgattttttttctcagtccattagaaaaaaatctgtctatcggttgaccctgcgggccagccccaaaacttcccgctgttttcgagctccttgagctcaaggagctagaaaacattgttgtagaTACATttccgagctcttcgagctcgacaTTACTTTTGTATACTATTGTTTTCGataaaaccgttttttagcatttctttctcccacgatatctcgcgaacgaattgactgattttgatggttgaggcggcaattgacgtattttattgagttctagagctgataaaattttgaaattgtttggttcagttgtttcgaagattttcgcaaaaaaccgttttttaccatttctttctcccgcgataactctcgtaCGAATactccgattgagatggctaaggcggcaatcgacgcgttttattaagttctggagctgattagattttgaagttgatcgtataagtcgtttctgagaaatcaataaaaaactaaaaaaaaaaaaaattttttttttcgtaattcgctaatattttcgagtctacttgatcaaatgatctgaaatttccagaaaaattgatggtcaacaagctctttcgattgccgcctcaaccattcaaatcggttcattagtttaaaagttatagaccggtcacacacatacatacacacatgcacacacacacacatacatacatacagacactcggacatcattctaaaaatagtcggaatagcttcctaggacctcaaaacgtcgacatctgatgaaatttcgattttcgcaaatcggggtgaaaacaataacttcccaatttttcgaaaatcgtcgattttcttagcgggaagttaaaaattcatatctcACTCATTATTCATCAATCCCCGAAAAACATAACGGTTTTCTTATAAGTTTATTACGAAACTTATTAGtactctagaaaaaaaaataaatatgtcaaaTTAGTCataagaaagttttttattttaattatcaactgaaatataaatttttagacgactattttacttttatacgctataattataaaaaatatttctcgaTGTAAGTAGGGTAATTTCTTCGGTgctctttaaaaatttgtcttaaCAAATGAagagcaattttttattttattacaaacttttttggaattgatGAATAATTGACTCTAACCGATAAATTAtgcagaatttatttttttcaatatagtcAAACACACTtacgtttgaaaaaaaaacttgaaatttcgatcgtaaagcacactctgatgcttcgcatcatgagtcgtgcaatataGTTTGAAGTATTACTCTATTggtaaaaacttaaatttgtataaatttcCTCAAAcgttacaatttaaattgtaaatttccaAATTAGTTATCAAAAACTGTTAAGATCAGTATGCATTAAAGTTTGATGATGTGATGAATATCTTTTAAGCGCTTAATTTAATCGACTAAGCATAAGAGACCATTTTtatagagcatttaatttccttcaaaaatgtGCATTGCCTATTTCATAATCCTCATTTGATCacgagttataaaattcataggcaaaaaacaaatttgtcttaaaataatcaaacttcaatcttcaatattttttaaatggtgagatttacgataaaaatgtaagataccttttttgtagagcgttaaatttcccacaaaaAAGTATACAATGGTTTGCTGCACGATCAATTAATGAGTGAGGTATGAATTTTTCTAATGGACTCagagaaaaatcaaaaactgCAATGCGGAGGACCTTCCTATcgaaattaagagctcatttTTGGTGAGAGTTTTCTAGTGGTATATAGTAACcaatttttccgtgtagcgagtaaaaatgaaatagtcgattttttttgtcacacCCTAATACAGATGTTGGTCTTAGCAGGCATAGAAAATTTGACTTCTTTTTTCCGTCCTAAAAAAGTcatttcagttaaaaaatcgcTTTGATGACTTATTTGACAatgatttgtaatttacttttggTCGTCACTTGTGTCATTGTCAAGTCTTTTAAGCAGATATTTCTTCGGTGAtataaatttctgatcgcTTTGTTAACATTTTGGTGCCTTATCGATAAGTCAAAAAACAGCTTCAAAACTTCTATCTGATAGATGTCATAAAGCCAAGTGTTCTACTTGGGGATGTGTAactcaaaagttattaaacgctaaagcaaaaaaaaacttttctatttcttaaaaaatttatttcctgaCCGATttagctcatcttcgaactgaACTGAGCTCTTTAACTAAAGAATTAATATATACGAattttcattaagatcggtgtagaatttTGATCACTATCGTGGGAGAACGGCGTATATCGTATATATAAATGCATTTATAAACTTTCGAACAAATGGTATTTTTTGAACCTACTCCAGTAGCCGAGACAGAAAatggttaaaaattttagaaagtTGTTCCAACAgttagatttctatgaaatctactaaaaattatctcatttgaaaataaaatttccttacaattatttaagtaattttgttttaaaatatatggtacTAAACTCACCCATGGCAAGATGTATTTTTATGAACAGTACTActataccctgattaaaaatactcattgaaaattatttcaattcttaTCAATCCATCAT
This sequence is a window from Microplitis mediator isolate UGA2020A chromosome 3, iyMicMedi2.1, whole genome shotgun sequence. Protein-coding genes within it:
- the LOC130665601 gene encoding cyclin-dependent kinase 9-like, with product MNYLSQNEKYQYIQEYDSCLNTSSNYEKIIKIGQGTYGEVFKARNRQSNKFVAMKKILMHNLGDNGFPISSLRETKILRLLKHKNIINLIEICRSAATDSNYPSIFYLVFDFCEHDLNGLLSNKAVKFSLAEIKMIIKQLLSGLYYIHVNKILHRDIKPSNILITKDGILKIADFGLARPFSDKNPGNLGKEQVVTLWYRAPELLLGDENYGPPIDLWAAGCIMIEMWKRTPIMRGHSEQHQLFLISNLCGSITPFIWQDVEKLELFSKMQLPQRKKRKVKEELKPHIENAYALDLIDNILVIDPKKRFDADTALNHDFFWTDPMPCDLSNKLSQHNHSMFEYFTSSQRLQKKPSEPAIPSFNDNGYQDRIF
- the LOC130665594 gene encoding zinc transporter foi, whose protein sequence is MSQHFMTVCVVCVLCAAHIPCSAHTTISSELKPPLVTNEKEFSSNTLANEQFKSIDKIYDNDKINNINYENKRKTTKKKAHNERLKQFKNNDYEIHHDSDYNIQENEEIMKRLGQVPSQMDNNNLLINTKYSNSYKSEKRRAKRHAETEEKYFLKKIFDTYGDGNSLTMDGFEMMLERLGLVKLIMKIGMDKDGNFTHNEMSTESSKSKNITSPPNNINNNDNKNNINNKQKCVSKNQLLTTISPDINLSTSTKNDTILPGWLFERLCPVLLYHLSSTSDLERRGCISLPDHYHDIKSHDEYFEEESTRNMVQVWVYSTISIVVISLCGLLGVAVIPVMGKSYYHQLIQFLVALAIGTLCGDALIHLLPHAMMPPHSHDVNTVHSEIDSEESHNLNMWKGLVAMMGLILFFFMEKALSMISEWRKYRQRKNKLPTRVRVMRETEGVKTNPVGEKLCKHKYSSYPYCYGEITTETRDNHHEHHHDHNDKERLPSIEEAKPLTSNSNNQLPKIITDDLDKNNHDNWSVDDHKLNNSNKNISKDNLDNPQIDERESYTVIIREHENKHHGHTHSHGHVHAAPESMSSVAWMVIMGDGLHNFTDGMAIGAAFSANIAGGFSTAIAVFCHELPHELGDFAVLLKAGMSAKQAVFYNLLSSVLCLFGMIFGVLLGALPSTTSWIFAAAAGMFIYIALVDMIPELSSVHSEEGGSHWQCMLQALGLITGLGIMLIIALYEHDLKHIFSE